A genomic segment from Polyangium mundeleinium encodes:
- a CDS encoding response regulator produces the protein MPRILIIDDDAAFGASAVRTLESAGFSARFHRGPFGSLQAIRETVCDVVLLDVNMPKLDGPLLVRMIRDAFGRGAVKVLLCSNMEPGPLERLAKVMGVHGAVPKHLPEAHLVDQVRAALPPRATA, from the coding sequence ATGCCGCGCATCCTGATCATCGACGACGACGCGGCCTTCGGCGCAAGCGCTGTGCGCACCCTGGAGAGCGCGGGGTTTTCGGCACGGTTTCACCGGGGTCCCTTCGGCAGTTTGCAGGCCATTCGCGAGACGGTCTGCGACGTCGTGCTGCTCGACGTCAACATGCCGAAGCTCGACGGCCCCCTGCTCGTCCGCATGATCCGCGACGCCTTTGGCCGCGGCGCGGTGAAGGTGCTGCTCTGCAGCAACATGGAGCCCGGGCCGCTCGAGCGCCTCGCGAAGGTGATGGGCGTGCACGGCGCGGTCCCCAAGCACCTGCCCGAAGCGCACCTCGTCGATCAAGTGCGCGCCGCGCTCCCGCCGCGCGCCACCGCCTGA
- the glyQ gene encoding glycine--tRNA ligase subunit alpha, translating into MTFQDIILTLQRFWAERGCLIVQPYNSEVGAGTYNPATFLRALGPEPWNVAFVEPSRRPSDGRYGENPNRAQQFHQFQVILKPSPLNIQELYLESLRALGTDPLQHDVRFIEDDWESPTLGAWGLGWQVWLDGQEISQFTYFQQIGGIDCKPISGELTYGLERIAMYLQDKDSMYDLDYSRAGGHVVRYGELYQRAEWEWSTYNFEEADVEEHFAAFDKCESEVKRLLFRGVDATAKGAKPDPKKALVLPAYDFVVKAAHRFNVLDARGAISVTERQRFIGRVRALARLVAESYLAQREALGYPLMPKVAEAAE; encoded by the coding sequence ATGACGTTCCAAGACATCATCCTGACGCTCCAGCGCTTCTGGGCCGAGCGCGGCTGTCTCATCGTGCAGCCCTACAACTCCGAGGTCGGCGCAGGCACGTACAACCCTGCGACGTTCCTCCGCGCGCTCGGACCGGAGCCGTGGAACGTGGCCTTCGTGGAGCCCTCGCGGCGGCCGTCGGACGGCCGCTACGGCGAGAACCCGAACCGCGCGCAGCAGTTCCACCAGTTCCAGGTGATCCTGAAGCCGAGCCCGCTGAACATCCAGGAGCTCTACCTGGAGTCGCTCCGCGCGCTCGGCACGGACCCGCTGCAGCACGACGTGCGCTTCATCGAGGACGACTGGGAGTCGCCGACGCTCGGCGCCTGGGGCCTCGGCTGGCAGGTGTGGCTCGACGGGCAGGAGATCTCGCAGTTCACCTACTTCCAGCAGATCGGCGGCATCGACTGCAAGCCGATCTCGGGCGAGCTGACGTACGGGCTCGAGCGCATCGCGATGTACCTGCAGGACAAGGACAGCATGTACGACCTCGACTACTCGCGCGCCGGCGGGCACGTGGTGCGCTACGGCGAGCTCTACCAGCGCGCCGAGTGGGAGTGGTCAACCTACAACTTCGAGGAGGCCGATGTGGAGGAGCACTTCGCGGCCTTCGACAAGTGCGAGTCCGAGGTGAAGCGGCTGCTCTTCCGCGGCGTGGACGCGACGGCGAAGGGCGCAAAGCCCGACCCGAAGAAGGCGCTCGTGTTGCCCGCGTACGACTTCGTGGTGAAGGCTGCGCACCGGTTCAACGTGCTCGACGCGCGCGGCGCGATCAGCGTCACGGAGCGGCAGAGGTTCATCGGTCGCGTGCGCGCACTCGCGAGGCTCGTGGCGGAGAGCTATCTGGCGCAGAGGGAAGCGCTCGGGTACCCGCTGATGCCGAAGGTGGCCGAAGCGGCGGAGTAG
- a CDS encoding tetratricopeptide repeat protein produces MIRLALDIDADGRADAFYRAIAWSDSFSLIFVRVSSTAVRDELLGRMREWSGQGEFPTLVEVVLRASEWPFERLQELRLNLDQRHVVVLMGLEQHAMGDRVSPALASFNLARDLLPGVIPGPLVILGFGEVFTSLSASAPDLTSWRTFEISVRAEEGPASEPPARMLPYEPPDPDAAAEVERLSGILQGVLERRTGHSALEAARLRLRLGNALVRAYRYAEADEELSRTVEAFTAAGQDEERAEGLFWLGQCAYRRSDHDAARARYEQALQLCRKVGSVLGEASCIKGLADIALRRSDHDTACSRYEEARPLFRKVGWLLGEANCIRGLGDIALLRSDHDTARARYEEALQLYRKVGAVLGEANCIKGLGHIALQRSDHDTARARYQEALLLYRNVGDVLGEANCIKRLGDIALQRSDHDTARARYQEALLLYRNVSDVLGEANCIQRLGDIALYRSEHDTAHARHEEALPLYRNTGDVLGEANSIRSLGDIALHRADYDTARARYEEALPLHRNVGNVVGEANCIQSLGDIARHRSDHDTARARYEEALPLFRKVGDVLGEANCIKRLGDIARADAEDDTARARFEQALRLYQRIAEPFSIGWTHAHLAALAPTEALRQHHLDAARAAWSSIGRDDLIAALPLP; encoded by the coding sequence ATGATCCGCCTTGCGCTCGATATCGACGCGGATGGGCGGGCGGACGCGTTTTACCGGGCCATCGCGTGGAGTGATTCGTTTTCTCTGATCTTCGTGCGGGTCTCGTCGACGGCGGTGCGGGACGAGCTGCTCGGGCGGATGCGGGAATGGTCGGGGCAGGGGGAGTTTCCCACGCTCGTGGAGGTGGTGCTCCGGGCGTCGGAGTGGCCGTTCGAGCGGCTCCAGGAGCTCCGGCTGAATCTCGACCAGCGGCACGTGGTGGTGCTGATGGGGCTCGAGCAGCACGCGATGGGCGACCGGGTCTCACCGGCGCTGGCGAGCTTCAACCTTGCGCGCGATCTCTTGCCGGGAGTCATCCCTGGGCCGCTCGTGATCCTGGGGTTCGGCGAGGTGTTCACGTCGCTCTCGGCGAGCGCGCCAGACTTGACGAGCTGGCGGACGTTCGAGATCAGCGTGCGGGCCGAGGAAGGGCCTGCGAGCGAACCGCCGGCGAGGATGTTGCCGTACGAGCCCCCGGATCCGGACGCCGCGGCGGAGGTGGAGAGGTTATCGGGGATCTTGCAGGGAGTGCTCGAACGGAGGACGGGGCATTCGGCGCTCGAGGCGGCGCGGTTGCGGCTTCGGCTGGGGAACGCGCTCGTGCGGGCGTACCGGTACGCGGAGGCGGACGAGGAGCTTTCGCGGACGGTCGAGGCGTTCACGGCCGCGGGGCAGGACGAGGAGCGTGCGGAGGGGTTGTTCTGGTTGGGGCAGTGCGCGTACCGACGCTCCGATCACGACGCCGCACGCGCTCGCTACGAACAGGCCCTACAGCTTTGTCGAAAGGTCGGCTCCGTCCTCGGCGAGGCCAGCTGCATCAAGGGCCTCGCCGACATCGCGCTCCGACGCTCCGATCACGACACCGCCTGCTCCCGCTATGAGGAGGCCCGCCCGCTGTTTCGAAAGGTCGGCTGGCTCCTTGGCGAGGCCAACTGCATCAGGGGCCTCGGCGACATCGCGCTCCTTCGCTCCGATCACGACACCGCCCGCGCTCGCTACGAAGAGGCCCTACAGCTTTATCGAAAGGTCGGCGCCGTCCTCGGCGAGGCCAACTGCATCAAGGGCCTCGGCCACATCGCACTCCAACGCTCCGATCACGACACTGCCCGCGCTCGGTACCAAGAGGCGCTCCTCCTCTACCGAAACGTCGGCGACGTTCTCGGCGAAGCCAACTGCATCAAGCGCCTTGGTGACATCGCGCTCCAACGCTCCGATCACGACACTGCCCGCGCTCGGTACCAAGAGGCGCTCCTCCTCTACCGAAACGTCAGCGACGTTCTCGGCGAGGCCAACTGCATCCAGCGCCTTGGTGACATCGCGCTCTACCGCTCCGAGCACGACACCGCCCACGCTCGGCACGAAGAGGCGCTCCCCCTCTATAGAAATACAGGCGACGTACTCGGCGAGGCCAACTCCATCAGGAGCCTCGGCGACATCGCACTCCATCGCGCCGATTACGACACAGCCCGTGCTCGCTACGAAGAGGCACTCCCCCTCCACCGAAACGTAGGCAACGTTGTCGGCGAGGCCAACTGCATTCAGAGCCTCGGCGACATCGCGCGCCATCGCTCCGATCACGACACCGCCCGCGCCCGCTACGAGGAAGCCCTGCCGCTCTTTCGAAAAGTCGGCGACGTCCTCGGAGAGGCCAACTGCATCAAGCGCCTCGGCGACATCGCGCGCGCAGATGCCGAGGACGACACGGCGCGCGCCCGGTTCGAGCAGGCCCTCCGGCTGTACCAGCGCATCGCCGAGCCCTTCTCCATCGGCTGGACCCACGCGCACCTCGCCGCCCTCGCCCCCACCGAAGCCCTCCGCCAGCACCATCTCGACGCCGCCCGCGCCGCCTGGTCCAGCATCGGGCGCGACGACCTCATCGCAGCCCTTCCGCTGCCCTAA
- the pyrE gene encoding orotate phosphoribosyltransferase has protein sequence MSKTERERLVELLRERSFERKRVVLASGRESDFFIDCKQTALTAEGHFLLGALMFDALDGLPRCDAVAGVELGGCPLASAVSLTSFVRGRPLPALYVRKEAKDHGSKRLIEGDRALVPGMSVVMLEDVITTGGSTLKAVDKITAAGARVVGVVAIVDRLEGGAEAIRAAGLPVVSICTRRDFIPDA, from the coding sequence GTGAGCAAAACCGAGCGGGAGCGGCTCGTCGAGCTGCTCCGCGAACGATCGTTTGAACGTAAACGAGTCGTGCTCGCCTCCGGGCGCGAGAGCGACTTTTTCATCGACTGCAAGCAGACGGCCTTGACCGCCGAGGGGCACTTCCTCCTCGGCGCGCTCATGTTCGACGCGCTCGACGGCCTGCCGCGATGCGACGCGGTCGCGGGCGTGGAGCTCGGCGGCTGCCCGCTCGCGAGCGCCGTCTCGCTGACGAGCTTCGTCCGCGGAAGGCCGCTCCCTGCGCTGTACGTGCGCAAGGAGGCGAAGGACCACGGCTCGAAGCGGCTCATCGAGGGGGACCGCGCGCTCGTGCCGGGGATGTCGGTCGTGATGCTGGAGGACGTGATCACGACGGGCGGGTCGACGCTGAAGGCCGTCGACAAGATCACGGCGGCGGGCGCGCGCGTGGTGGGCGTGGTGGCGATCGTGGATCGGCTGGAAGGTGGGGCCGAGGCGATCCGCGCGGCGGGGTTGCCGGTGGTCTCGATCTGCACGCGGCGGGATTTCATTCCCGACGCGTGA
- a CDS encoding bactofilin family protein: protein MTTPSTIGRGTTIRGSIRGDGDLDLHGFVEGSVTVQGELLIGETALVKSDVSGRRIIVRGAIAGNVSATELVVLEPGARVVGDIGAPQIGIRPGALVRGNVSTGAPLPVRAPQPAAAAPAQAAPRGRAATPAPAAAPARPAPAPARAPAPAARPAPAPAARPAPAPRPAPARPAPAPAPVAPPPAPAAEPELAAGEEAPESAPAEHSGGPPPPVVPAVPKGAKAQIRRGKGAK, encoded by the coding sequence ATGACGACCCCCTCGACCATCGGCCGCGGGACCACGATCCGCGGCTCCATCCGCGGCGACGGGGACCTCGACCTCCACGGCTTCGTGGAGGGAAGCGTCACCGTCCAGGGCGAGCTCCTCATCGGCGAGACGGCGCTCGTCAAGAGCGACGTCTCCGGCCGCCGCATCATCGTCCGCGGCGCCATCGCGGGCAACGTGTCGGCGACCGAGCTCGTCGTGCTCGAGCCCGGCGCGCGCGTCGTCGGCGACATCGGCGCGCCGCAGATCGGCATCCGGCCCGGCGCGCTCGTGCGAGGCAACGTCTCGACCGGCGCCCCGCTGCCCGTCCGCGCCCCGCAGCCCGCCGCGGCCGCGCCTGCACAGGCGGCCCCGCGTGGTCGTGCGGCCACGCCGGCCCCTGCCGCCGCGCCTGCGCGCCCCGCGCCGGCCCCGGCCCGCGCGCCTGCGCCTGCGGCCCGCCCTGCGCCTGCGCCTGCGGCCCGTCCTGCGCCTGCGCCTCGGCCTGCCCCGGCGCGCCCTGCGCCTGCGCCTGCGCCCGTTGCGCCGCCTCCTGCGCCTGCGGCCGAGCCTGAGCTCGCGGCGGGCGAGGAAGCGCCGGAGAGCGCGCCTGCCGAACATTCGGGCGGCCCCCCGCCCCCGGTCGTGCCTGCGGTGCCCAAGGGTGCCAAGGCGCAGATCAGGCGCGGCAAGGGCGCGAAGTGA
- a CDS encoding bactofilin family protein, producing MAGTIIGSGITIEGEITSDEEVVVAGTVRGKLSVDGGVTVEGGAVVEADVAASSLSVGGNVTGNVSASDRVDLLTGGRLVGDVKAARLTIADGASFKGNVDMDV from the coding sequence GTGGCGGGTACGATCATCGGCAGCGGCATCACGATCGAGGGTGAGATCACCTCCGACGAGGAGGTGGTCGTGGCCGGCACGGTGCGCGGCAAGTTGAGCGTCGACGGCGGTGTGACCGTCGAGGGAGGCGCGGTCGTCGAAGCGGACGTCGCGGCTTCGTCGCTCTCGGTCGGCGGCAACGTGACGGGCAACGTGAGCGCCTCGGATCGCGTCGATCTGCTCACCGGCGGACGCCTCGTCGGCGACGTCAAGGCGGCGCGGCTGACCATCGCGGACGGTGCCTCGTTCAAGGGCAACGTCGACATGGACGTGTAA
- a CDS encoding bactofilin family protein has translation MVRAPAMQENDLDTSGSVLGRGTRVRGRVVGEGDLRVEGHVEGGVSLTGELLIEEGAEVNGDVEATVVTIAGTLTGDVSARGPVAIRASAKVSGNLGGTEVSLDEGAEFAGRIEADFELPAELTGGRAGGR, from the coding sequence ATGGTCCGAGCGCCAGCGATGCAAGAGAACGATCTCGATACGAGCGGCTCCGTGCTCGGGCGCGGCACGCGCGTGCGTGGCCGCGTCGTGGGCGAGGGAGATCTGCGCGTGGAGGGCCACGTCGAGGGCGGCGTGAGCCTCACGGGCGAGCTCTTGATCGAAGAAGGCGCCGAGGTTAACGGCGACGTCGAGGCCACGGTCGTGACGATCGCCGGCACCTTGACCGGCGACGTCTCGGCGCGTGGCCCCGTGGCGATCCGCGCGTCGGCGAAGGTCTCGGGCAACCTTGGCGGGACCGAGGTGAGCCTCGACGAAGGCGCCGAGTTTGCGGGGCGGATCGAGGCAGATTTCGAGCTGCCGGCCGAGCTCACGGGTGGCCGCGCCGGCGGTCGGTAA
- a CDS encoding CPBP family glutamic-type intramembrane protease has translation MPSATVRLDAPTTTLREIAKGSAWLLGTAAAVRLAEVVVGRNPLVAALVGAIIVDLGTYRVGVRWDPDPSTGKEPRARAFRGIGLGLGVALVLVAVPLLVAVLAGFATVSAGSPSSSLGFALLRAAAVATRDELLYRGLPLVVATRAGLGPRFGIGYAVLAGVAALALVPGASWEALVLTAAQGALFAVLWARTGVAWASVAAHAGFLLFAGVGLRGGLLDVTWKSGLLGDGPRARGGVALVAAAVAVGMAIAAWKKLPARAVEKADA, from the coding sequence GTGCCTTCCGCGACCGTACGGCTCGACGCACCCACCACGACCTTGCGCGAGATCGCCAAGGGCTCCGCGTGGCTGCTCGGCACCGCGGCGGCCGTGCGCCTCGCCGAGGTCGTCGTCGGCCGCAATCCGCTCGTCGCTGCGCTCGTCGGCGCGATCATCGTGGACCTCGGGACGTACCGCGTGGGCGTGCGATGGGACCCGGATCCGAGCACCGGCAAGGAGCCACGAGCGCGCGCGTTCCGCGGGATCGGGCTCGGCCTCGGCGTCGCGCTCGTGCTCGTGGCCGTGCCGCTCCTCGTGGCCGTGCTCGCGGGGTTTGCCACGGTGAGCGCGGGCAGCCCGTCGAGCTCGCTGGGGTTTGCCCTGCTGCGCGCGGCGGCCGTGGCGACGCGGGACGAGCTGCTCTACCGCGGTTTGCCCCTCGTGGTCGCGACGCGCGCGGGGCTTGGTCCGCGCTTCGGGATCGGGTACGCGGTGCTCGCCGGTGTCGCCGCGCTCGCGCTCGTGCCGGGTGCGTCGTGGGAGGCGCTCGTGCTCACGGCCGCGCAGGGCGCGCTCTTCGCGGTGCTCTGGGCGCGCACCGGGGTCGCGTGGGCGTCGGTCGCGGCGCACGCGGGCTTCCTCCTGTTCGCGGGCGTGGGGCTGCGCGGCGGGCTCCTCGACGTGACGTGGAAGAGCGGGCTGCTCGGAGACGGACCGCGCGCGCGGGGTGGGGTCGCGCTCGTGGCTGCGGCCGTCGCCGTGGGAATGGCGATCGCGGCGTGGAAGAAACTTCCGGCGAGGGCGGTCGAAAAAGCGGACGCGTAG
- a CDS encoding C25 family cysteine peptidase, protein MRVRRFARIAAFLGLVGCGAAAPGDPSAFPGKTAATKVRADVEYVAIGPRVLLEGIEPLLVHREARGLRVARVSLEEIARPNGGGAPSPEQIEGAIRQVASHAGKRLRFVLLVGDAPGYGESLDGSSFVPTFYRTKIHYEDEDIREYAFLEENLEGEDRGLLRHMEGSYATDFPYALAHVDAPGQPELSAQRAPTALAVGRVPARTADEAREFAKKVVAYETARPERAWRRSISLFSAPARFGPVADLLIERRMTRVLDEQVPYDWDVDIVFPKAGSPYAYPFPELRHRLVDRLDAGALIAGYVGHGSPMFLDTVRFNGARYSVGDMMDLAHVRIPDGKPFFVAITCSTGFFDLGSGRRSIAEALVMNPEGVIAAFASSRVSHPYPNALYGEAIVQTFVEERAPTIGEGLVTTKRRMHEGEVPLAPLLFQSDPEELVEEHLGLYNLLGDPATVLQYPASAVVKLAGGPAPRAPSAEVAISVEASGIPAGTALLTVETKRSVVRTKVPGEAELEAMPEEKAWEVLRKTYAAASDKVITRLEGALHEGRAEFRVKLPVEVGDYVIKVFAAGSGQAATGHARIKVEKP, encoded by the coding sequence ATGCGTGTTCGTCGTTTCGCACGGATCGCCGCGTTCCTCGGGCTCGTGGGCTGCGGCGCGGCCGCCCCGGGGGACCCATCTGCGTTCCCGGGAAAAACCGCCGCGACGAAGGTACGCGCAGACGTGGAGTACGTCGCGATAGGTCCTCGCGTGCTGCTCGAAGGAATCGAGCCGCTGCTCGTGCACCGCGAGGCGCGGGGCCTCCGGGTCGCGCGGGTTTCGCTCGAAGAGATCGCCCGGCCGAACGGCGGCGGCGCGCCGTCGCCGGAGCAGATCGAAGGGGCGATCCGGCAGGTCGCGTCGCATGCGGGGAAACGACTTCGGTTCGTCCTGCTCGTCGGGGACGCGCCGGGGTATGGCGAGTCGCTCGACGGGTCCTCGTTCGTGCCGACGTTTTACCGGACAAAGATCCACTACGAGGACGAGGACATCAGGGAGTATGCGTTCCTGGAGGAGAATCTGGAGGGAGAGGATCGCGGCCTCTTGCGTCATATGGAGGGGAGTTATGCGACGGACTTCCCGTACGCCCTCGCGCACGTCGATGCGCCCGGACAACCGGAGCTCTCGGCGCAGCGAGCGCCCACGGCGCTCGCCGTCGGCCGGGTGCCGGCGCGGACCGCGGACGAGGCGCGCGAATTTGCGAAGAAGGTGGTCGCCTACGAGACGGCACGCCCCGAGCGCGCGTGGCGCCGCAGCATCTCGCTCTTCAGCGCACCGGCGCGGTTTGGCCCGGTCGCCGATCTCCTGATCGAGCGAAGGATGACGCGTGTCCTGGACGAGCAGGTCCCCTACGACTGGGACGTGGACATCGTTTTCCCGAAGGCGGGGTCGCCGTATGCGTATCCTTTCCCGGAGCTTCGCCATCGGCTCGTCGATCGGCTCGACGCGGGCGCGCTGATTGCGGGGTACGTCGGCCACGGGTCGCCGATGTTCCTCGACACCGTCCGCTTCAACGGTGCTCGGTACAGCGTCGGGGACATGATGGACTTGGCGCATGTGCGTATCCCCGACGGCAAGCCCTTTTTCGTGGCGATCACGTGCAGCACGGGGTTTTTTGATCTCGGGAGCGGGCGCCGCTCCATCGCGGAGGCCCTCGTCATGAACCCGGAGGGCGTGATCGCCGCGTTTGCGTCGAGCCGCGTGAGCCACCCGTACCCGAATGCGCTTTATGGCGAGGCGATCGTGCAGACGTTCGTCGAGGAGCGCGCGCCGACGATCGGGGAGGGGCTCGTGACCACGAAGCGGAGAATGCACGAGGGGGAGGTCCCGCTCGCGCCGCTGCTCTTTCAATCGGATCCGGAGGAGCTCGTGGAGGAGCACCTGGGCCTCTACAACCTGCTCGGCGATCCGGCGACGGTGTTGCAATACCCGGCGAGCGCCGTGGTGAAGCTCGCGGGAGGGCCCGCGCCACGCGCGCCGAGCGCCGAGGTGGCGATTTCGGTGGAGGCCTCCGGGATTCCGGCGGGAACGGCCCTTCTCACGGTCGAGACGAAGCGCAGCGTGGTGCGGACGAAGGTCCCGGGCGAGGCCGAGCTGGAGGCGATGCCCGAGGAAAAGGCGTGGGAGGTGCTCCGAAAGACCTATGCCGCGGCCTCGGACAAGGTGATCACGCGCCTCGAAGGAGCCTTGCATGAAGGCCGCGCGGAGTTTCGCGTGAAGCTGCCGGTCGAGGTCGGTGACTACGTGATCAAGGTGTTCGCCGCGGGGAGCGGACAGGCGGCGACGGGGCACGCGCGGATCAAGGTGGAGAAGCCATAA
- a CDS encoding hybrid sensor histidine kinase/response regulator: protein MLDAQPGESSVSDRSAPLSAANLRPIAEALPHLVWIWGPDGPEYYNRRFVEYTGRTIGTARNVSWVEHVHPDDRERAARAFARSQQTGEIYECEVRVRGVNGQYRWFLSRAWPLLGPDGRPAQWFGALTDIDEHKRNEAALASLYEVAERERRRMVRLQAFTAKLSAAQTNREVIDAIVTAGCAAFGASRGVFAKVVAEQGFLEVVRMEGWPDEMRALWLGRRLPLVEELPLTDAVRVDTPIFFRDRAALEARYPEFARRVLGTEALLVLPIRAGGSQLGALGLLYDAPPHFTDDDDRREMQTFARLSGQALERGQLFDMAKAEMRRAEEANHAKDLFLGMMSHELRTPLTAILGWATILRGRSPPPETLAKALQVIERNARAQAQLIDDLLDVTKILAGSMRIEVQDVDPSAVMEAALDVVRPAATAKGVDIVRALDAGVPPLRADPARLQQVVWNLLSNAVKFTPAGGQIFVTLLGDDSHVELAVEDTGKGIPSAFLPHIFEPFRQADVGTTRAHGGLGLGLAIVRHLVELHGGAIEVTSPGEGKGARFVVRLPRMRDSFVVSPGASSALYGFGPALGPSLEGHRILVIDDEPDLLELLASYLSSRGATVFVAGSAAEGLGKIKESRPDVVVCDIGMPGQDGYHFIEELRSSSPAEGSTTPVVALTAYARPEDRTRALLHGFDTHVAKPLDPGELAAVIERLSTSKVAARSRAS from the coding sequence TTGCTGGACGCGCAACCAGGGGAATCCTCCGTTTCGGACAGAAGCGCCCCGCTGAGCGCGGCGAATCTGCGCCCGATCGCCGAGGCGCTGCCGCACCTCGTATGGATATGGGGTCCGGACGGACCCGAATATTACAATCGTCGATTCGTGGAATATACCGGTCGGACGATCGGGACCGCCCGGAACGTGAGCTGGGTCGAGCACGTTCATCCCGACGACCGCGAGAGGGCGGCGCGCGCGTTCGCGCGCAGCCAGCAGACAGGAGAGATTTACGAATGCGAGGTGCGGGTGCGGGGGGTGAACGGCCAGTATCGCTGGTTCCTCTCGCGCGCCTGGCCCCTGCTCGGCCCGGACGGGCGACCCGCGCAATGGTTCGGCGCGCTCACGGACATCGACGAGCACAAGCGCAACGAGGCGGCCCTCGCGAGCCTCTACGAAGTGGCGGAGCGGGAGCGAAGACGAATGGTGCGGCTCCAGGCGTTCACGGCGAAGCTCTCGGCCGCGCAGACGAACCGCGAGGTGATCGACGCCATCGTGACGGCGGGGTGCGCGGCGTTCGGGGCCTCGCGCGGCGTGTTCGCGAAGGTCGTCGCGGAACAGGGGTTCCTCGAGGTCGTGCGAATGGAGGGCTGGCCCGACGAGATGCGCGCGCTCTGGCTCGGCCGGCGGTTGCCGCTCGTCGAGGAGCTGCCGCTGACCGACGCGGTGCGCGTCGATACGCCGATCTTTTTCCGTGATCGGGCTGCGCTCGAAGCGAGGTACCCCGAATTCGCGCGGCGCGTCCTGGGCACGGAGGCCCTGCTCGTCCTGCCGATCCGCGCGGGCGGAAGCCAGCTCGGGGCGCTCGGGCTCCTGTACGACGCGCCCCCGCATTTCACGGACGACGACGATCGTCGCGAAATGCAAACATTCGCGCGCCTCTCGGGCCAGGCGCTCGAGCGGGGCCAGCTCTTCGACATGGCCAAGGCCGAGATGCGGCGCGCCGAGGAGGCCAACCACGCGAAGGACCTGTTCCTGGGCATGATGAGCCACGAATTGCGCACGCCGCTCACGGCCATCCTCGGCTGGGCGACGATCCTGCGCGGGAGGTCGCCGCCGCCGGAGACGCTGGCCAAGGCGCTGCAGGTGATCGAGCGGAACGCGCGCGCCCAGGCGCAGCTCATCGACGATCTGCTCGACGTGACGAAGATCCTCGCAGGATCGATGCGGATCGAAGTGCAGGACGTCGATCCGAGCGCCGTGATGGAAGCGGCGCTCGACGTGGTGCGGCCCGCGGCGACGGCAAAAGGCGTGGACATCGTCCGGGCGCTCGACGCGGGCGTCCCCCCGCTGCGCGCCGATCCGGCGCGGCTGCAGCAGGTCGTATGGAACCTGCTTTCGAATGCGGTGAAATTCACGCCGGCGGGCGGGCAGATTTTCGTGACGTTGCTGGGCGACGACAGCCACGTCGAGCTCGCCGTGGAGGATACGGGCAAGGGCATTCCGTCCGCGTTTTTGCCGCACATCTTCGAGCCGTTTCGCCAGGCGGACGTGGGCACGACGCGCGCCCATGGCGGCCTCGGGCTCGGGCTCGCGATCGTGCGCCACCTCGTCGAATTGCACGGGGGCGCGATCGAGGTGACGAGCCCCGGCGAAGGCAAAGGCGCGCGTTTCGTGGTCCGGCTGCCGCGAATGCGGGATTCGTTCGTCGTGTCGCCCGGCGCCTCGTCAGCGCTCTATGGCTTCGGGCCGGCGCTGGGTCCGAGCCTCGAAGGTCACCGGATTCTGGTGATCGACGACGAGCCGGACTTGCTCGAACTGCTTGCGTCCTACCTGTCGAGTCGAGGCGCCACGGTCTTCGTGGCCGGCAGCGCCGCCGAGGGGCTCGGGAAAATCAAGGAATCGCGGCCGGATGTGGTCGTGTGCGACATCGGCATGCCGGGGCAGGACGGCTACCATTTCATCGAGGAGCTCCGCAGCTCGTCGCCCGCGGAGGGGAGCACGACGCCGGTCGTCGCGCTCACGGCGTACGCGCGCCCGGAGGACCGGACGCGCGCGCTCTTGCATGGATTCGACACGCACGTGGCGAAGCCGCTCGATCCGGGCGAGCTCGCGGCCGTGATCGAGCGGCTCTCTACTTCAAAGGTGGCGGCGCGATCTCGCGCAAGTTGA